A single window of uncultured Methanospirillum sp. DNA harbors:
- a CDS encoding response regulator — MSYDKNFEKSSIILVVDDTPASVGMIQAALEQENYQVLIATSGEKALERISLIEPDLILLDIMMPGIDGYETCLQLKSNEKTKKIPVIFLSALSDSFDKVRAFSIGGVDYLTKPVEPEELLIRVKNHIRLNQLERELVKANTELDDRIRQNCSALTYANEELNEKEGLLQVIFNLSPIGIAIFGLDGKIQSLNQALEQFFGFSKSSDYDSYNIFLDTNFSNQMISRIKKMEIFEYNGIYDFERVKSNKLYHTKKGGSLYYEMKIIPYGGVGVSDPVGYILFIQDITEWKQSERIMKKTSYS, encoded by the coding sequence ATGAGTTATGATAAGAACTTTGAAAAATCATCAATTATTTTGGTGGTCGATGATACTCCAGCATCTGTTGGAATGATTCAGGCTGCCCTGGAACAGGAAAATTATCAGGTTTTAATAGCCACCAGTGGGGAAAAAGCACTGGAAAGAATTAGTCTTATTGAACCTGATCTCATTCTTTTGGACATCATGATGCCAGGTATTGATGGATATGAAACATGTCTCCAGCTTAAATCAAATGAAAAAACCAAAAAAATTCCGGTAATTTTTCTTTCAGCATTATCAGATTCTTTCGATAAAGTGAGAGCATTCAGCATTGGTGGGGTGGATTATCTCACGAAGCCAGTAGAACCTGAAGAACTCCTTATCCGGGTAAAAAATCATATTAGATTAAACCAACTGGAACGAGAGTTGGTTAAGGCAAACACGGAACTTGACGATCGCATACGACAAAATTGTTCTGCACTGACGTATGCAAATGAGGAGTTAAATGAAAAAGAAGGTCTATTGCAGGTAATATTTAATTTATCACCAATTGGCATTGCGATATTTGGGCTTGATGGAAAAATTCAAAGTTTAAATCAAGCCCTGGAACAATTTTTTGGTTTTTCAAAAAGTTCTGATTATGATTCATATAATATTTTTTTAGATACGAATTTTAGTAATCAGATGATATCACGGATAAAAAAAATGGAGATATTTGAATATAATGGGATTTATGATTTTGAGAGAGTAAAATCTAATAAATTGTATCATACAAAAAAGGGTGGGTCATTATATTATGAAATGAAAATTATTCCTTATGGGGGAGTAGGTGTGAGTGATCCTGTAGGATATATCCTTTTTATACAAGATATCACTGAGTGGAAACAAAGTGAACGAATAATGAAAAAAACATCCTATTCATAG
- a CDS encoding MBL fold metallo-hydrolase, translating to MEVRNLTAKSEVYTSNAYLCSPSLPDSDSESYDGKNCGILIDTGCDPLILPALKQIEYENRRQPVCQVILTHSHYDHTKILRDIRGIWQVTTYAYSAYLNGIDHVIKGGETVQVNGNNFDLIHVPGHSTDSICIYCQEEQVLFSGDSPLMIWGTEGTYELSFVKAFEKLVQLPVRTIYPGHGDVIAKDCNRILDQSLRNLRKSRVL from the coding sequence ATGGAGGTAAGAAACCTGACCGCGAAGTCTGAAGTCTACACCTCAAATGCATACCTTTGTTCCCCGTCATTACCTGATAGCGATTCAGAATCTTATGACGGAAAAAACTGCGGAATTCTCATCGATACCGGATGCGATCCTCTGATTCTTCCAGCACTTAAGCAGATCGAGTATGAGAACAGGAGACAGCCTGTATGTCAGGTGATACTGACCCACAGCCATTATGATCACACCAAGATACTCAGGGATATCAGAGGAATTTGGCAGGTGACCACATATGCATATTCTGCGTACCTGAACGGAATTGATCACGTGATAAAAGGAGGGGAGACCGTGCAGGTGAACGGAAATAATTTTGACCTCATCCACGTTCCCGGACACAGTACCGACTCGATCTGTATCTATTGCCAAGAAGAACAGGTGCTCTTTTCTGGCGATTCTCCCCTGATGATCTGGGGAACTGAAGGAACGTATGAACTATCGTTCGTCAAAGCATTTGAGAAACTTGTCCAACTCCCGGTGCGTACAATATACCCAGGCCACGGAGATGTGATCGCCAAAGACTGTAACAGGATCCTGGATCAGTCACTCAGAAACCTGCGGAAAAGCAGGGTACTCTGA
- a CDS encoding response regulator, with protein MFDHPKNALTEVLIVEDDEIIASLIEKFLLQREYVITAKVSTGEEALYKVAEHLPDIVLMDINLAGKIDGITATKYITAIFRIPVIFLSAQDDEKTLNRAAHAEPASFIIKPFSAKDLYSNIEIALHNDRLLKRSKDFQFSKIRRVARAALSELDAYFILDIRGRILFINPYGEHILNVSRNDVINEPIGKFLTFYDTRQNIIFTDTFQDVIRESLVLGIKQHIAVKMKDGTFRHVVIQSSSIRDAANETIGVMVRMHMKMKNEV; from the coding sequence ATGTTTGACCATCCAAAAAACGCACTCACCGAGGTACTCATCGTTGAGGATGATGAGATCATCGCATCGCTGATCGAGAAATTTCTTCTTCAGCGTGAGTACGTGATAACCGCGAAGGTTAGTACCGGTGAAGAAGCACTCTACAAGGTCGCCGAACATCTGCCAGATATCGTACTGATGGATATTAATCTCGCAGGAAAGATCGACGGAATCACTGCGACAAAATACATCACCGCAATATTCAGAATTCCGGTTATCTTCCTTTCGGCCCAGGATGATGAGAAGACACTGAACCGTGCAGCCCATGCCGAACCTGCAAGTTTCATCATCAAACCATTCAGTGCAAAAGACCTTTACTCAAATATCGAGATCGCACTGCATAATGATCGGCTGCTCAAACGATCCAAAGACTTCCAGTTCAGTAAGATTCGCAGGGTTGCGCGAGCTGCGCTTTCAGAACTCGATGCATATTTCATCCTTGATATCAGGGGAAGAATCCTCTTCATCAATCCGTATGGAGAGCATATCCTCAATGTATCACGCAATGACGTCATCAATGAACCGATCGGAAAGTTCCTGACATTTTACGATACCAGACAGAATATCATCTTCACCGATACATTCCAGGATGTCATCAGAGAGAGTCTGGTCCTTGGAATCAAACAGCACATCGCAGTCAAGATGAAAGACGGAACCTTCAGGCATGTTGTGATTCAGTCATCGTCTATCAGGGATGCAGCAAACGAGACGATCGGAGTGATGGTCCGGATGCATATGAAGATGAAGAACGAAGTATGA
- a CDS encoding response regulator — MLSALYVDDEPVLLDVVKQFLERTGDIIVYQADSAHSALSILRTTDIDVIISDYDMPELNGIEFLKIVRQSGNLIPFIIFTGKGCEETIIQALDEGADSYISKTADLKILSYELRQKIDKVIRLKVAEEKLRRKSREWDGIFNNTEIATLVLDPSHLILSANRAAMKLFGKSEEELVGQRWFLFFFGNCQLPSGPFSRVIESKSFESEEITSVLLKKTFQISCTPVLNEKGDIEKIIFRASDITHKKKIEEELQKYRENLEELINERTHELALAKEQAELANKAKSTFLSHMSHELRTPLNAILGYAQIMQRYPNITNEQKEQLQTINTSGKHLLSLINDLLDLSKIEANAIHLEKKPFSLFSLLEEVYNITKMQAEEKNLVLSFEIVNSLPLCVSGDEGKLRQILINVLSNAIKYTDVGKVIFRVSYNTPSQEFLKCEIIDTGRGIPNDKEKEIFLPFTQVGIHGETSEGTGLGLAITKSLVEFIGGTILLQSVVGSGSTFTIIIPLPTSFDFIPNEKVCNNIIGYEGNRKKILIVDDNVSNALFLTDLLQPLDFSILKAANGEEAVEITKKERPDLLLLDYVMKGMNGLDVIHYIRNNPEFNTIRIIGISASVLGSEFEQDFKSKCDDFLVKPVDIELLLDRIGKQLNINWKELRSDNISNSLYIEKRIENGHLPSEEILKLIELCAKQGNFSRIKQILIQLEEKEDVDSSFIRKIRQYSVKFNDDAIVSYIRSLSL; from the coding sequence ATGCTCTCGGCCCTGTATGTCGATGATGAACCAGTTCTTTTGGATGTAGTAAAACAATTTTTAGAAAGAACAGGCGATATTATTGTTTATCAGGCCGATTCAGCTCATTCTGCTCTTTCGATATTGAGAACGACTGATATCGATGTAATCATATCAGATTATGATATGCCAGAATTAAATGGCATTGAATTTTTAAAAATAGTCCGGCAATCTGGAAATTTGATTCCGTTTATTATTTTTACTGGAAAAGGATGCGAAGAAACTATTATTCAGGCTCTTGATGAAGGGGCCGACTCGTACATTTCCAAAACAGCAGACCTAAAAATTTTGTCATACGAACTACGACAGAAAATTGATAAGGTAATTAGATTAAAGGTCGCTGAAGAGAAGTTGAGGAGGAAAAGTAGAGAATGGGATGGAATTTTTAATAATACTGAAATCGCCACCCTTGTTCTTGATCCCTCACATCTGATCCTATCTGCAAATAGGGCTGCTATGAAATTGTTTGGAAAATCTGAAGAAGAGTTAGTTGGTCAACGATGGTTTTTGTTTTTCTTTGGGAACTGTCAGTTACCATCCGGTCCGTTTTCACGGGTTATCGAATCAAAATCATTTGAATCCGAAGAAATAACTAGTGTCCTGTTAAAAAAGACATTTCAAATATCATGCACACCAGTCCTGAATGAAAAGGGAGATATTGAAAAGATTATATTTCGGGCTTCAGATATCACCCATAAAAAGAAAATAGAAGAGGAATTGCAGAAGTATAGGGAGAATCTTGAAGAACTCATTAATGAACGGACACATGAACTTGCATTAGCTAAAGAACAGGCCGAATTGGCTAATAAAGCAAAGAGTACTTTTCTCTCCCATATGAGTCATGAGCTGAGAACCCCGTTGAATGCTATCCTTGGCTATGCTCAAATAATGCAGAGATATCCGAATATTACAAATGAACAAAAAGAACAGCTTCAGACTATTAATACGAGTGGAAAACACCTTCTTTCATTAATTAACGATCTCCTTGATCTCAGTAAAATTGAGGCTAACGCCATTCATCTGGAAAAAAAGCCTTTCTCTCTCTTTTCCCTCCTTGAAGAAGTATATAACATTACAAAGATGCAAGCTGAAGAAAAAAATCTTGTGTTATCATTTGAAATAGTGAACTCACTCCCTCTTTGTGTTTCAGGTGATGAAGGCAAATTGCGTCAGATTTTAATTAATGTCCTAAGCAATGCAATTAAATATACTGACGTGGGAAAGGTAATCTTTCGAGTCAGTTATAATACACCATCTCAAGAGTTCTTAAAATGTGAAATAATTGACACTGGACGAGGTATTCCAAATGATAAAGAAAAAGAGATCTTTCTCCCCTTTACTCAGGTTGGAATTCACGGTGAAACCTCAGAAGGAACAGGTCTGGGACTTGCAATTACTAAAAGTCTGGTGGAATTCATTGGTGGAACAATTTTACTACAAAGTGTGGTTGGATCTGGTTCAACTTTTACCATCATTATTCCACTTCCTACTTCATTCGATTTTATTCCAAATGAAAAAGTATGTAATAATATTATCGGATACGAAGGGAATCGGAAAAAAATCCTGATAGTGGACGATAATGTTTCGAATGCATTATTCCTTACTGATCTATTGCAGCCTCTTGACTTTAGTATATTAAAAGCAGCAAATGGGGAAGAGGCCGTAGAAATTACAAAAAAAGAACGGCCTGATCTTCTATTACTGGATTACGTGATGAAAGGGATGAACGGTCTTGATGTTATTCATTATATTAGGAATAATCCCGAATTTAATACAATCAGGATTATTGGGATATCAGCTTCAGTATTAGGAAGTGAATTTGAACAAGATTTTAAGTCAAAGTGTGATGATTTTTTAGTAAAACCTGTTGATATTGAATTATTATTAGACCGGATTGGAAAACAACTCAACATAAATTGGAAGGAGCTGCGTTCAGATAATATCTCAAATTCATTATATATTGAAAAAAGAATTGAAAATGGTCATCTGCCATCAGAAGAAATCCTAAAACTAATTGAATTGTGTGCAAAACAAGGTAATTTTTCTCGGATTAAACAGATTTTGATTCAATTAGAGGAAAAAGAGGATGTTGATTCATCCTTTATTCGAAAAATCCGTCAATATAGTGTGAAATTCAATGATGATGCCATTGTTTCATACATCAGGAGTCTTTCTTTATGA
- a CDS encoding glycosyltransferase family 2 protein, whose protein sequence is MISVIVPSFNEEERIDGCLSSLSHQTLPRDRYEIIVVDGGSKDKTREIAEKYADTVFIQTSPKVGGARNDGAMKARGEILVTTDADTYLPPDWLERIEKGFTDPRVVMIYGPVRPIERTLKNRLYLFFANTFAGIGYLTGTILFTLGCNSAFRRDAFMRAGMYRVSDAGDDLEVAHRMKREGKITFDRRLWVGFSMRRYDQFGALKSVYEWFYIVFHGGDADKYSYTRREYR, encoded by the coding sequence ATGATATCAGTAATTGTTCCTTCATTTAACGAAGAAGAGCGGATCGATGGGTGCCTCTCCTCGCTCTCTCACCAGACTCTGCCCAGGGATCGCTACGAGATAATCGTTGTCGATGGCGGATCAAAAGATAAAACCCGCGAGATTGCAGAGAAGTATGCTGACACGGTCTTCATCCAGACCAGTCCGAAGGTAGGGGGTGCCCGCAATGACGGTGCAATGAAGGCAAGAGGAGAGATCCTGGTTACCACCGACGCTGATACGTATCTACCACCGGACTGGCTTGAGCGAATCGAGAAAGGTTTTACTGATCCCAGGGTTGTGATGATCTACGGCCCGGTCAGACCGATAGAACGCACTCTCAAAAACCGGTTGTACCTTTTCTTTGCAAACACCTTTGCAGGTATCGGGTATCTGACCGGAACGATCCTCTTTACTCTTGGATGTAACAGTGCATTCAGACGTGATGCATTCATGAGAGCAGGGATGTACCGGGTTTCTGATGCCGGTGATGATCTGGAAGTTGCTCACCGGATGAAGAGAGAAGGGAAGATTACGTTTGACAGGCGGCTGTGGGTGGGCTTCTCTATGAGACGGTATGATCAGTTCGGTGCATTGAAATCAGTGTACGAGTGGTTTTACATCGTCTTTCATGGGGGAGACGCTGATAAGTACTCATATACGAGGCGTGAATACCGCTAA
- a CDS encoding MBL fold metallo-hydrolase, whose amino-acid sequence MQIRNLTGQSTEYTSNVYHVTGDYLQLSDQSSLIDVGRDVSILGELRSIRTGIGKKPVDQIFLTHSHFDHAGLLHEILDRYPVPVYAHPESRVQGIIPLDDRQVVYIGDHNCEVIWGRTHSEDSVCYFCHDDGVLFSGDIPIRIYTDDGVYDPAFLPVFDQICSYEVREIYPGHGDPIREGVRHMLEESLRNLKRSKFV is encoded by the coding sequence ATGCAGATCCGAAACCTGACCGGACAGAGCACTGAGTATACCTCCAATGTCTACCACGTTACCGGTGATTACCTGCAGCTGAGTGATCAGAGCAGTCTCATCGATGTCGGCCGTGATGTGAGCATACTTGGAGAACTCAGATCCATCCGGACAGGTATTGGAAAGAAACCAGTTGACCAGATCTTTCTCACCCATTCGCACTTTGATCATGCAGGACTTCTTCATGAGATCCTTGACAGATACCCGGTTCCGGTCTACGCCCATCCGGAGAGCAGGGTACAGGGGATAATCCCATTGGATGACAGACAGGTTGTCTATATCGGGGATCACAACTGCGAGGTGATCTGGGGAAGGACTCATAGTGAGGATTCAGTCTGTTACTTCTGCCATGACGATGGAGTTCTCTTTTCAGGAGATATCCCAATACGAATCTACACAGATGACGGTGTATACGACCCTGCTTTTCTCCCGGTTTTTGACCAGATCTGCTCGTACGAGGTGAGAGAGATCTATCCCGGTCATGGAGATCCCATCCGTGAAGGAGTCAGACACATGCTTGAAGAGTCACTGCGCAACCTGAAGAGGAGCAAGTTTGTCTGA
- a CDS encoding glycosyltransferase family 4 protein, with translation MMDVNFVVEDMFLFKYIGCSTVARTLYKTLKQESDLNLTWERFRYDADISHYHTFGPIALLNRRLSGGKRILTAHSTPRVNIGNLALTKAINKRYPDIYRKFDHIVTISESCEQEVQEMVPDVPVTRIPNGINRSCFQPSPEKRIAFREMHGIGEDEQMILTVAQVSPRKGFYDFMDLASRNPDTRFVWVGGFPYGLASKDYLKIKWLIQQRTDNVMFTGFVRDIAEAYCAADIFFMPTFAETFGLAVLEAQACGLPVVARSIPEFHEVYGDTIRYFSTVTDAEREIRDETSLRTCAAHSREASSRYDITDVCSAHIKLYQEIFNT, from the coding sequence ATGATGGATGTCAACTTTGTCGTCGAAGACATGTTCCTCTTCAAGTACATCGGATGTTCAACCGTGGCCCGCACCCTGTATAAAACCCTGAAACAGGAGTCTGATCTGAACCTCACGTGGGAGCGGTTCAGGTACGATGCCGACATCTCCCATTACCACACCTTCGGTCCGATTGCTCTCTTAAACCGGAGACTATCAGGTGGTAAAAGAATCCTCACCGCCCATTCGACTCCACGGGTCAACATCGGCAATCTTGCACTCACCAAGGCGATCAACAAACGGTATCCTGACATCTACCGGAAATTCGATCATATCGTGACCATATCTGAATCATGTGAACAGGAGGTTCAGGAGATGGTGCCAGATGTACCGGTGACAAGAATTCCAAACGGAATCAACAGGAGTTGCTTTCAGCCGTCACCGGAGAAGCGGATTGCATTCAGGGAGATGCATGGAATCGGAGAGGATGAACAGATGATCCTGACCGTGGCCCAGGTAAGCCCGCGGAAAGGGTTTTATGACTTCATGGACCTTGCATCCAGAAATCCAGATACAAGGTTTGTCTGGGTAGGAGGATTTCCATACGGCCTTGCATCCAAAGATTACCTGAAGATCAAGTGGCTCATTCAGCAACGAACTGACAATGTCATGTTCACCGGGTTTGTCCGCGATATCGCTGAAGCATACTGTGCTGCAGACATCTTCTTTATGCCGACATTTGCAGAGACGTTTGGGCTGGCAGTATTAGAAGCACAGGCTTGTGGTCTGCCGGTTGTCGCGAGAAGTATCCCTGAATTCCATGAGGTATACGGTGATACGATCAGGTACTTTTCAACTGTTACCGATGCAGAACGCGAGATCAGGGATGAAACTTCGCTCCGGACCTGTGCGGCACATTCACGGGAAGCTTCATCACGGTATGATATCACGGACGTCTGTTCTGCACATATCAAACTATACCAGGAGATTTTCAACACATGA
- a CDS encoding PAS domain S-box protein codes for MERSEEIISLILNTLTIQKESMSIMEIADLTGVHRNVLAKYIKVLEGQGKIEVSHKGTKKYIQLSQRIPGSFLKIITTHPFFITNKYLSIIETGNNFFELYHKEEIISDRNTSLTDFEGLFITDDVKKALTLAISGEKSTYKLEIFHQSSSHFYFLTFLPIVLDNGRVGAGVIVQDISEKEQLMKNVELINVAYHDLIENQIHYIVRFKPDNRILSANSIFIQHTGISEQNFSGSLFIPTYPKESFDSALTQLSSISKNNPIISLDLRRIDANGDYSWERWKIHGIYDKESGLLSEYSASGLDITELKRAEQEYQHFQKNLESLIISRTSELRELNSELITEINRRENIERELRVTKFVMDSAKDYIFLLNSEGDIKYMNIRAKEILSPSKNEVINIRSIISNDPSSGMQNPFSFSLEEIVNFGIPIIKGSIQQVNKKIIPIEITMNKIVDQGNVVFCCIARDITDRKKIEADLFHYRKHLEQIIDERTKRLHSEIEERKKIENRLRNCEEHYRLIADDSDEMVFIYQIDKAEFFDLNSRAEIFFSIDRGNVNNSIQEKLLQIRIENGEKILDFFITTIHNMKSLEERIFNIRIDIESELKEVKIQFKGVISNNNRYIRIGITEIISAS; via the coding sequence ATGGAACGATCTGAAGAGATTATTTCTCTGATTCTGAATACGCTTACAATTCAGAAGGAGAGCATGAGCATTATGGAAATTGCTGACCTCACTGGAGTTCACCGTAATGTTCTTGCAAAATATATTAAAGTACTGGAAGGACAAGGAAAAATCGAAGTCTCACATAAAGGAACGAAAAAGTACATTCAACTAAGCCAGAGAATCCCAGGTTCTTTTTTAAAAATAATAACCACACATCCCTTTTTTATAACTAATAAATATTTATCAATAATAGAAACAGGCAACAATTTTTTTGAATTATATCACAAGGAAGAAATAATTAGTGATAGAAATACTAGTTTAACAGACTTTGAAGGATTATTTATTACCGATGATGTAAAAAAAGCACTCACTCTAGCGATAAGTGGAGAAAAATCAACATACAAGTTAGAAATTTTCCATCAGTCATCATCTCATTTTTACTTTTTGACATTTCTTCCGATAGTCCTGGATAATGGAAGAGTCGGAGCCGGAGTAATTGTTCAAGACATTTCTGAAAAAGAACAATTGATGAAAAATGTAGAATTGATAAATGTAGCATATCATGATCTTATAGAGAACCAGATTCATTATATCGTCCGGTTTAAACCAGATAATAGAATTTTATCTGCAAATAGTATTTTTATTCAACATACAGGTATAAGTGAACAGAACTTCTCTGGATCTCTGTTTATTCCCACATATCCAAAAGAAAGTTTTGACTCTGCATTAACCCAGTTATCATCAATCTCCAAGAATAATCCAATTATATCCCTTGATTTGAGAAGAATAGATGCAAATGGAGATTATTCTTGGGAAAGATGGAAAATTCATGGGATATATGACAAAGAATCAGGGTTATTATCTGAATATTCCGCAAGTGGATTGGACATTACTGAATTAAAACGAGCGGAACAAGAATATCAACACTTTCAAAAAAATTTAGAGTCATTAATAATATCCAGAACATCTGAACTTCGTGAGTTAAACAGCGAATTGATAACTGAAATTAATCGTCGGGAAAACATCGAACGTGAACTTAGAGTTACCAAATTTGTTATGGATAGTGCCAAAGATTATATTTTTCTTCTAAACTCCGAAGGTGATATAAAATATATGAATATTAGGGCAAAAGAAATTCTTTCACCGTCAAAAAATGAAGTTATAAATATCCGGAGTATTATCAGTAATGACCCATCTTCAGGGATGCAAAATCCCTTTTCTTTCTCCCTTGAAGAAATAGTTAATTTTGGAATACCTATAATAAAAGGATCTATTCAACAAGTTAACAAAAAAATAATTCCAATTGAAATAACAATGAATAAAATTGTAGATCAGGGAAACGTGGTTTTCTGTTGTATTGCCCGGGATATTACTGATCGTAAAAAAATTGAAGCTGATCTATTTCATTATCGTAAACATCTGGAGCAAATAATTGATGAACGAACTAAACGCCTTCATAGTGAGATAGAAGAGAGAAAAAAGATCGAGAATCGGCTTCGTAATTGTGAAGAGCATTATCGATTAATTGCTGATGATTCTGATGAGATGGTATTCATTTACCAGATTGACAAGGCAGAGTTTTTTGATTTGAACTCCAGAGCAGAGATATTTTTCTCAATTGATCGAGGTAATGTTAATAATTCAATACAGGAAAAACTATTACAAATCAGAATCGAAAATGGTGAAAAAATTCTGGATTTCTTCATTACCACTATTCATAATATGAAATCTCTTGAAGAACGGATATTCAACATCAGGATCGATATTGAGTCTGAATTAAAAGAGGTAAAGATTCAGTTTAAAGGGGTAATTTCAAATAATAATCGGTATATCAGGATTGGAATAACAGAAATTATTTCTGCCAGTTAA
- a CDS encoding FAD-dependent oxidoreductase, whose product MKTAILGGGLAGVTLAHLLSKQGEDVLVLEQDSRIGGLCKSISTDGFTFDIGGSHIIFSRDQEVLSFMHQVLEENRGERKRDTKIFYKNRYIKYPFENGLSELPKEDCFVCLNEFIRTLVAHEKGELKDPKNFSEWIYHTFGKGIAEAYLVPYNEKIWNYPLDQISAHWVEGRVPRPPVEDIIKAAVGVETEGYAHQAVFSYPVTGGIEALIEAIARPVSDRIRTGFTVTDIKKTGDGWEISNGTETIRADRLISTLPIQILQSCLSDLPEKVSTAISDLKYNSIVCVGIGLNGQTLPFSWMYIPEKEGTAANRISFPSNFSTEVAPDGCSSILAEITYNAGDQIDQMSDAEVVRETINALATAGILDPDHVRSALAVRHRFAYVVYDLAWQQNMKIIKEHFSSANISLVGRFSQFEYLNMDGVIRSVFDFVRSS is encoded by the coding sequence GTGAAAACGGCAATCCTTGGAGGCGGACTTGCAGGGGTAACCCTGGCCCACCTCCTTTCCAAACAGGGTGAAGATGTTCTGGTACTTGAACAGGACTCCCGTATCGGGGGTCTCTGCAAATCCATCAGTACTGATGGCTTCACGTTTGATATCGGCGGTTCTCATATCATCTTCTCCCGGGATCAGGAGGTTCTTTCATTTATGCATCAGGTTCTCGAAGAGAACCGGGGTGAACGAAAGAGAGATACAAAAATTTTTTATAAAAATCGTTATATTAAATATCCCTTCGAGAACGGACTGAGTGAACTTCCCAAAGAGGACTGTTTTGTCTGTCTGAACGAATTCATCAGAACACTCGTTGCCCACGAGAAAGGTGAACTGAAAGATCCAAAAAATTTCAGTGAGTGGATCTATCATACATTTGGAAAAGGCATTGCAGAAGCATACCTGGTTCCCTATAATGAGAAGATATGGAATTACCCACTCGATCAGATCTCTGCTCACTGGGTTGAGGGTCGTGTTCCCCGTCCGCCGGTAGAAGATATTATAAAAGCTGCTGTCGGGGTTGAGACCGAAGGATATGCACATCAGGCAGTCTTTTCGTACCCGGTGACCGGGGGGATTGAAGCACTTATTGAGGCGATTGCTCGTCCGGTATCGGATCGGATCAGGACCGGGTTTACGGTAACTGACATTAAGAAAACCGGAGACGGGTGGGAGATCAGTAACGGAACTGAAACAATCAGGGCTGACAGACTGATCAGCACCCTGCCTATCCAGATACTACAATCATGCCTGAGTGATCTTCCTGAAAAGGTCAGTACTGCCATCAGCGATCTCAAATACAACTCGATAGTCTGTGTAGGAATCGGGCTGAACGGGCAGACACTCCCCTTCTCCTGGATGTATATTCCTGAGAAAGAGGGAACAGCCGCAAACAGAATATCATTCCCATCAAATTTCTCAACAGAGGTTGCTCCGGATGGGTGTTCATCAATCCTCGCTGAGATCACTTACAATGCCGGAGATCAGATTGATCAGATGAGCGATGCAGAAGTTGTAAGGGAGACGATCAATGCTCTGGCAACTGCAGGAATCCTTGACCCGGATCATGTCAGGTCCGCCCTTGCAGTTCGGCACCGGTTTGCCTATGTCGTGTACGATCTCGCATGGCAGCAGAATATGAAGATTATTAAGGAACACTTCTCATCAGCCAACATATCTCTTGTCGGACGATTCTCCCAGTTTGAGTACCTTAACATGGACGGGGTCATCAGATCAGTCTTTGATTTTGTAAGGAGTTCATGA
- a CDS encoding CheR family methyltransferase: MAFTFFFRDAQTLRLAIEHVHPYIQSRSRITIWSAGCAMGQEPYTFAIILREIIGPYLFRNVRIYATDLDQYGNYGKIISEGKYPLKDLERIPEGILARYFSPVTDDPSQRIISEEIRNAVEFQQHDLLSFEPIRTGVHLIICKNVLLHFSAEERMKVWMMFYNALEEGGFMLHEHTQKLPDELNDKFEQIVMNAQIFRKLVR, encoded by the coding sequence ATGGCATTTACATTCTTTTTCAGAGATGCCCAGACCCTTCGTCTGGCAATAGAACATGTACACCCCTATATCCAGAGCAGATCACGAATAACAATATGGAGTGCTGGATGCGCAATGGGGCAGGAGCCCTACACGTTTGCGATCATCCTCCGCGAGATCATCGGCCCATACCTGTTCAGAAATGTCAGGATCTACGCAACTGATCTAGATCAGTACGGAAACTACGGAAAGATAATCAGCGAGGGGAAATATCCCCTAAAAGATCTGGAAAGGATTCCGGAGGGCATTCTGGCACGATACTTTTCTCCTGTCACCGATGATCCCTCACAGCGTATCATATCAGAGGAGATCAGAAATGCTGTTGAGTTCCAGCAACATGATCTCCTGTCCTTTGAGCCGATCAGAACAGGAGTTCACCTGATCATCTGTAAAAATGTTCTCCTTCACTTTTCAGCAGAAGAGAGGATGAAAGTCTGGATGATGTTCTACAATGCACTTGAAGAAGGGGGTTTTATGCTTCATGAGCACACTCAGAAGTTACCAGATGAACTGAACGATAAGTTTGAGCAGATCGTCATGAACGCACAGATATTCAGAAAACTCGTGAGATAA